In a genomic window of Salmo trutta chromosome 32, fSalTru1.1, whole genome shotgun sequence:
- the LOC115170963 gene encoding interferon a3-like isoform X1 translates to MYTMQSWTCICLIICSMQSVCHCCDWIRHHYGHLSSEYLSLLDQMGGDITKQNAPVFFPTSLYRHIDDAEFEDKVRFLKDTIYQIINLFDGNMKSVTWDKKNLDDFLNILERQLENLNSCVSPAMKPERRLKRYFKKLNKNVLRKMNYSAQAWELIRKETKRHLQRLDILAAQMY, encoded by the exons ATGTATACAATGCAGAGTTGGACGTGTATTTGTCTTATTATTTGCAGTATGCAGAGCGTGTGTCATTGCTGTGACTGGATCCGACACCACTACGGTCACTTGAGCTCAGAATACCTTTCCCTGCTGGACCAGATG GGAGGAGATATCACAAAGCAGAATGCCCCAGTCTTTTTCCCAACATCACTTTACAGACACATAGATGATGCCGAG TTTGAGGACAAAGTCAGGTTCCTGAAAGACACCATCTATCAAATCATAAATCTGTTTGATGGGAATATGAAATCTGTCACCTGGGACAAGAAAAACCTGGACGATTTCCTCAACATTCTAGAACGCCAATTGGAGAACCTTAATTCCTGT GTATCACCTGCCATGAAACCTGAGAGGAGACTGAAACGCTACTTCAAGAAGTTGAATAAGAATGTTCTGAGAAAAATG AACTACAGTGCACAGGCGTGGGAGCTCATCAGGAAAGAGACAAAACGTCATCTGCAAAGATTGGATATCCTTGCAGCACAGATGTACTGA
- the LOC115170963 gene encoding interferon a3-like isoform X2, with the protein MQSVCHCCDWIRHHYGHLSSEYLSLLDQMGGDITKQNAPVFFPTSLYRHIDDAEFEDKVRFLKDTIYQIINLFDGNMKSVTWDKKNLDDFLNILERQLENLNSCVSPAMKPERRLKRYFKKLNKNVLRKMNYSAQAWELIRKETKRHLQRLDILAAQMY; encoded by the exons ATGCAGAGCGTGTGTCATTGCTGTGACTGGATCCGACACCACTACGGTCACTTGAGCTCAGAATACCTTTCCCTGCTGGACCAGATG GGAGGAGATATCACAAAGCAGAATGCCCCAGTCTTTTTCCCAACATCACTTTACAGACACATAGATGATGCCGAG TTTGAGGACAAAGTCAGGTTCCTGAAAGACACCATCTATCAAATCATAAATCTGTTTGATGGGAATATGAAATCTGTCACCTGGGACAAGAAAAACCTGGACGATTTCCTCAACATTCTAGAACGCCAATTGGAGAACCTTAATTCCTGT GTATCACCTGCCATGAAACCTGAGAGGAGACTGAAACGCTACTTCAAGAAGTTGAATAAGAATGTTCTGAGAAAAATG AACTACAGTGCACAGGCGTGGGAGCTCATCAGGAAAGAGACAAAACGTCATCTGCAAAGATTGGATATCCTTGCAGCACAGATGTACTGA